One part of the Anopheles merus strain MAF chromosome 3L, AmerM5.1, whole genome shotgun sequence genome encodes these proteins:
- the LOC121599044 gene encoding ADP-ribosylation factor 1, giving the protein MGNVFANLFKGLFGKKEMRILMVGLDAAGKTTILYKLKLGEIVTTIPTIGFNVETVEYKNISFTVWDVGGQDKIRPLWRHYFQNTQGLIFVVDSNDRERIGEAREELMRMLAEDELRDAVLLIFANKQDLPNAMNAAEITDKLGLHSLRNRNWYIQATCATSGDGLYEGLDWLSNQLKNANR; this is encoded by the exons atgggGAACGTGTTCGCTAACCTGTTCAAAGGATTGTTCGGCAAAAAGGAGATGAGAATTCTGATGGTCGGATTGGATGCTGCCGGTAAAACCACGATCCTGTATAAACTAAAATTAGGTGAAATTGTTACAACGATTCCTACAATTG GTTTCAACGTGGAGACTGTAGAGTATAAAAACATTAGTTTTACGGTTTGGGACGTTGGCGGCCAGGATAAGATTCGGCCCCTGTGGAGGCATTACTTCCAGAACACACAA GGACTTATCTTCGTTGTCGATAGCAATGACAGAGAGCGTATCGGTGAGGCCCGGGAAGAACTGATGCGAATGTTGGCCGAAGATGAGCTCAGAGATGCTGTTCTACTGATATTCGCAAACAAACAG GATCTACCAAACGCGATGAATGCGGCAGAAATCACCGACAAGCTAGGACTACACTCGCTAAGAAACCGCAACTGGTACATTCAGGCCACCTGTGCAACTAGCGGCGACGGACTGTACGAAGGACTGGACTGGCTTTCCAACCAGCTGAAAAACGCAAACCGCTAA